From a single Collimonas pratensis genomic region:
- a CDS encoding bifunctional metallophosphatase/5'-nucleotidase, with translation MRATSFGRTALALCATVFSLAACSGMQPVRPVTINLVAINDLHGHLEATSKSFTGVGDASPRKIKAGGIDTIGGALNAWRAEDPQLLLVGAGDLIGASPALSSIWADEPTIAALNQLQLRVSSVGNHEFDQGTAELLRDQQGGCHSNRPDKACHFAPQFSGARFSYLTANVIGNASGQPLLPPYRIEQVRGLKIGFIGGVVRETEKMVSADGIASVHFTDEADAINRWVPELKAQGVSAIVVLIHQGGETSEPFDKTNCQQLRGPIVDIVKRLDPAIRLVISAHTHNGYTCQVDGRTVTQGDSFGHMLTRITLTVDPGVADLAGKITAINARNVLMDPQRFTADPALASFLQQLQERSNVILAQPIARIAVPHVDKQINDAGESPLGDLIADSQLAATRKLGARIALINHKSLRENLESDAGGSNYAQVAATTPYGNTLVLMNLSGSQILALLEQQSWLEEDRPGGRIMLQVSHGFSYRWDARQPLGQRVVRGSVKLDGVALEPQKQYRVSVNSFIAQGGDGFSLLTQGSERIDTGINDLDALSQYLIASERDGHPAGSVQTAGRILRLH, from the coding sequence ATGCGTGCAACATCTTTCGGCCGGACCGCCCTGGCGCTATGCGCCACAGTTTTCTCCCTGGCCGCCTGCAGCGGCATGCAGCCAGTCAGGCCAGTCACGATCAACCTGGTCGCCATCAATGACTTGCACGGTCATCTGGAAGCGACCAGCAAAAGCTTTACCGGTGTCGGCGACGCCAGCCCGCGCAAAATCAAGGCCGGCGGTATAGACACCATCGGCGGCGCCCTCAATGCCTGGCGCGCCGAAGATCCGCAGCTGCTGCTGGTCGGCGCAGGCGACCTGATCGGCGCCAGTCCGGCACTATCGTCGATCTGGGCGGACGAACCGACCATCGCCGCGCTCAATCAATTGCAGCTGCGCGTCAGCTCGGTCGGCAACCATGAATTCGACCAGGGCACGGCAGAACTGTTGCGCGATCAGCAAGGCGGCTGCCATTCCAACCGGCCCGACAAGGCTTGTCATTTTGCGCCGCAATTCAGCGGCGCCAGATTTTCTTATCTGACGGCCAACGTCATCGGCAATGCCAGCGGCCAGCCGCTGTTGCCGCCCTATCGTATCGAACAGGTGCGCGGCCTCAAGATCGGTTTCATTGGCGGCGTCGTGCGGGAGACGGAAAAAATGGTGTCGGCCGACGGCATCGCCAGCGTCCACTTCACCGATGAGGCAGACGCCATCAACCGCTGGGTGCCGGAGCTCAAGGCACAGGGCGTCAGCGCCATCGTGGTGCTGATCCATCAAGGCGGAGAAACCTCGGAACCGTTCGACAAGACCAATTGCCAGCAGCTGCGCGGCCCTATCGTCGACATCGTCAAAAGGCTGGATCCTGCCATCAGGCTGGTGATCAGCGCCCACACGCATAACGGCTATACCTGCCAGGTGGACGGCCGCACTGTGACCCAGGGCGATTCCTTCGGCCACATGCTGACCCGCATCACGCTGACCGTCGATCCCGGGGTTGCCGACCTGGCTGGCAAGATCACCGCCATCAACGCGCGCAACGTCCTGATGGATCCACAGCGCTTCACGGCCGATCCGGCGCTGGCCAGCTTCTTGCAACAACTGCAGGAGCGCAGCAATGTCATTCTGGCGCAGCCGATAGCGCGCATCGCCGTGCCGCATGTCGACAAGCAGATCAACGATGCCGGCGAATCGCCGCTGGGCGACCTCATCGCCGATTCCCAGCTGGCGGCAACCCGCAAGCTCGGCGCCCGGATTGCACTGATTAATCACAAGAGCCTGCGTGAAAACCTGGAGAGCGATGCCGGCGGCAGCAACTATGCGCAGGTGGCCGCCACCACGCCATATGGCAATACGCTGGTGCTGATGAACCTGAGCGGCAGCCAGATCCTTGCCTTGCTGGAGCAGCAAAGCTGGCTGGAAGAAGACCGTCCCGGCGGCCGCATCATGCTGCAGGTATCGCACGGCTTCAGCTATCGCTGGGATGCCAGGCAGCCGTTGGGGCAACGCGTCGTGCGCGGCAGCGTCAAGCTGGATGGCGTCGCGCTGGAGCCGCAAAAGCAATACCGGGTCAGCGTCAACAGCTTTATCGCCCAGGGCGGCGACGGCTTCAGCCTGCTGACCCAGGGCAGCGAACGGATCGACACCGGCATCAACGATCTCGACGCGCTTAGCCAATATCTGATCGCCAGCGAACGCGATGGACATCCCGCCGGCAGCGTCCAGACCGCCGGCCGCATCCTGCGTTTGCATTAA
- a CDS encoding phospholipase D-like domain-containing protein: MRKLIVPLAILLGHIGMAQAEFSIPGYELVHTAPVETTLATPDLREPLQVWSEMFDGAKHEIVLGQFYVASQPGAAFEQVIARLAAAGERGVKIRFLMEEKGKFASDMATIERLKKIPNLEFRYLDYSKLTGNGIIHAKYLVIDGSAAYVGSQNFDWRSFAHIHETGLRITDPVVVVQLQKIFEHDWQAQALIAQGKEVPKLNQAVVAANDQQATFLVASPNAFNPPGVGDSETELPKLLAAAKSEVRIQLLDYAPLSYGPNRTRPYYAVIDNAIRAALARGVKVKLMVSNWNTEKPAIAYLQSLALLPGMEIRIVTLPQAGSGFIPFARVIHSKTMEIDGQVAWIGTSNWSGGYLDLSRNLEIVLRNEKMAQRIAELHRQTWDSAYAQPIDVLKDYPKPVKGKE, encoded by the coding sequence ATGCGCAAATTGATCGTCCCGCTCGCCATCCTGCTCGGCCACATCGGCATGGCCCAGGCTGAATTCAGCATCCCTGGCTACGAGCTGGTGCATACCGCGCCAGTGGAAACCACATTGGCGACGCCCGATTTGCGTGAGCCGCTGCAAGTCTGGAGCGAAATGTTCGACGGCGCCAAGCACGAGATCGTGCTCGGCCAGTTCTATGTCGCCAGCCAGCCCGGCGCCGCCTTCGAGCAAGTGATCGCACGGCTCGCCGCAGCCGGCGAGCGTGGCGTCAAGATCCGCTTCCTGATGGAAGAAAAGGGTAAGTTCGCCTCCGACATGGCGACCATCGAACGGTTGAAGAAAATTCCTAACCTGGAATTCCGCTACCTGGATTATTCCAAGCTGACCGGCAACGGCATCATCCACGCTAAGTACTTGGTGATCGACGGCAGCGCCGCCTATGTCGGCAGCCAGAACTTCGACTGGCGCTCCTTTGCCCACATCCATGAAACCGGGCTGCGGATTACCGATCCGGTGGTGGTGGTCCAGCTGCAAAAGATTTTCGAGCATGACTGGCAGGCGCAGGCGTTGATCGCGCAAGGCAAGGAAGTGCCGAAACTGAATCAAGCCGTGGTTGCCGCCAACGACCAGCAGGCGACATTCCTGGTGGCCAGCCCGAACGCTTTCAATCCGCCCGGTGTGGGCGACTCTGAAACCGAATTGCCGAAGCTGCTGGCGGCGGCCAAGTCGGAAGTACGGATACAGCTGCTGGACTATGCGCCGCTGAGCTACGGCCCGAATCGCACGCGGCCGTATTACGCTGTGATCGACAATGCGATCCGTGCGGCGCTGGCGCGCGGCGTCAAGGTCAAGCTGATGGTGTCGAACTGGAATACCGAGAAGCCGGCGATCGCCTATCTGCAAAGCCTGGCGCTGCTGCCCGGCATGGAGATCCGCATCGTTACGCTGCCGCAGGCCGGCAGCGGCTTCATCCCGTTCGCCCGGGTAATCCATAGCAAGACCATGGAGATCGATGGCCAGGTGGCATGGATAGGCACCAGCAACTGGAGCGGCGGTTATCTGGATTTATCGCGCAACCTGGAAATCGTGCTGCGCAATGAGAAGATGGCGCAGCGGATCGCCGAGCTGCACCGGCAAACCTGGGATTCGGCCTACGCCCAGCCCATCGACGTGCTGAAGGATTACCCCAAGCCGGTGAAGGGCAAGGAATAA
- the ygiD gene encoding 4,5-DOPA dioxygenase extradiol has protein sequence MSSNTTRMPAIFFGHGSPMNALEDNRYTAAWASLGARVTQLQPKAILSVSAHWYTRGIGVTAMAAPKTIHDFGGFPQELFDVRYPAPGDPQLAAQVRDLLAPLTVAMDQSWGLDHGTWSVLVKAFPKADVPVIQLSIDATQPAQFHFDLGRKLAVLREQGVLIIGSGDVVHNLRLMNRHQDAPAHAWAERFNDHIRNSLLSGDMQALVDYADQGQDAQLSVPTPEHYLPLLYIAGARQDDEAISIAVDGIDIGAISMLTAVVGAA, from the coding sequence ATGAGCAGCAACACCACTCGCATGCCGGCGATTTTCTTCGGCCATGGCAGCCCGATGAATGCGCTGGAAGATAACCGCTACACCGCCGCCTGGGCCAGCCTCGGCGCGCGCGTGACGCAATTGCAGCCGAAGGCGATCCTGTCGGTGTCGGCGCACTGGTACACGCGCGGCATCGGCGTGACCGCCATGGCCGCGCCCAAAACCATCCACGATTTCGGCGGTTTCCCGCAGGAGCTGTTCGATGTGCGCTATCCGGCGCCGGGCGATCCGCAACTGGCGGCGCAAGTGCGTGATCTGCTGGCGCCGCTGACGGTTGCCATGGACCAGTCCTGGGGGTTGGATCACGGCACCTGGTCGGTGCTGGTCAAGGCTTTTCCCAAGGCCGACGTGCCGGTGATACAGCTGAGCATCGACGCCACCCAGCCGGCGCAGTTCCATTTCGACCTGGGTCGCAAGCTAGCGGTGCTGCGCGAACAAGGCGTGCTGATCATCGGCAGTGGCGACGTGGTGCACAACCTGCGCCTGATGAATCGGCATCAGGATGCGCCGGCGCATGCCTGGGCCGAGCGCTTCAACGATCACATACGCAACAGTTTGTTAAGCGGCGATATGCAAGCCCTGGTCGATTACGCCGACCAGGGCCAGGACGCCCAATTGTCAGTGCCTACGCCTGAGCACTATCTGCCGCTGCTGTATATCGCCGGCGCCAGGCAGGATGACGAAGCGATCTCGATTGCGGTCGACGGCATCGATATCGGCGCCATCAGCATGCTGACCGCGGTGGTCGGCGCCGCCTGA
- a CDS encoding DoxX family protein, with product MNTSNPGMYAATLLRLTLGIALLAHAYLKVFVFTLPGAAGFFASQGFPAWSVYPVVAVEVLTGLAMVLGLQARIAAIISLPVLLGALSVHAPNGWVFTSPNGGWEYPAFMVVTALSVALLGNGAFAIGNAKADK from the coding sequence ATGAACACCAGCAATCCCGGCATGTATGCCGCCACCCTGCTCAGACTCACCCTCGGCATCGCCTTGCTGGCGCATGCCTATCTCAAGGTGTTCGTTTTCACCTTGCCCGGCGCCGCCGGTTTTTTCGCCAGCCAGGGTTTTCCGGCCTGGTCGGTGTACCCTGTAGTCGCGGTGGAAGTACTGACCGGTCTGGCGATGGTGCTTGGCTTGCAGGCGCGCATCGCGGCGATCATTTCCTTGCCGGTGCTGCTGGGCGCGTTATCGGTGCATGCGCCTAACGGCTGGGTGTTCACCAGCCCGAACGGCGGCTGGGAATATCCTGCATTCATGGTGGTGACGGCATTGTCGGTTGCGTTGCTGGGCAACGGCGCGTTTGCCATCGGTAACGCCAAGGCCGACAAATAA